A segment of the Triticum urartu cultivar G1812 chromosome 1, Tu2.1, whole genome shotgun sequence genome:
ggaaaaattcacgttttttcaaaaactggcttaagtgaCCAAATGGTCCCTCCGGGAATGCGggcattttttcgaccacctccaaatcacctcagttttggcacacatgatctcttccacaaacaaaactaggtttccaagtttttgtatttttttgaatttataatgccctctagactgactgcaGAAAACATCGGTCTATGCCTCAAGGGGACCTGCATGCAAGAGTCGGGGACCTGCATGCAAGAGTTAGGGACCTGCATGCAAGAGTCGGGGACCTGCATGTGAATAGTGATTCATCAAGGCCTTGACAGCTACTGGCACAGCGGCTGCCGCCCGATTTGCATGCAGCGAAGATGAACGTGCATGGAGGTTTTTCAAAGATTTCCAAGCACACCCCAGTGGGCCCTGCTTATTTAAAAGATACGTCAGTCATTATTGCTCTGTAAATGAAGAATATGCATGATGATTATGAATATGCATGACAACCATAGTAAGGGTGAAGAATCATAGTGCCCAATTTGTCGAAATACATCATCATTCTTAAAGTTGGACATCAAATGATACGCACAGAAAATGGAAACGAAAGATGTCGAACTAATACAGTAACATGGCAGTACAACCGCACTTCACTAAATTACTGTCACGATGAAATAGAATGTAAAGACCACGTCACACAAAGCTGAATGGCACACGACTTTCTCTGGCTCATCGTCGGTTCATGCTGTATGTAGATATCACAGTTCAGCCTCGAGATCCTACACAGAAGAATAAAATAAATCACATGGACATCAATTATGAGTAAAACAcatgcaaaaaaaatatgaacataTTTCGTACCTCTAGCAATTTAGCGCATTTACGTTGATTGTGACCTGGTTTCTTGCAATAGCCACAGATATTCTGTGATCTTGACTTCTTTGTCTTTGCATGCAGCCTTTTCTTTGGTGCACCTCGTCCTAGCACATGCACGGGATCCAGAACCTTATCAACTTTCTGCGAGTGCGGCATCAACGGGCCAAACCTAATGCTGTTATGCTGAGCATTAGTTGACTCCTTGCTGTCAGCTTGTTCAAAACTTGATTGCTTGCCATGATGTTGTGCTTGCAAAAGCATCTTTAGACGGTGATAGTCCTCATCAGAGTGGCATGCCTGGAAACTTGCGGCGTGACTACAATTCCGCAACTCGCGGTACCTCTGCAGGCTTACCGAATAGTCATACATCTGGTTTTTTCTGGTAGGTGCGTATGCACATTTTGCATTCATAGTCCACCTAGTGGGAACGCAACAACTGGGCAGAATTGTTTGTTTTAAAATCCCCAATATGTAAAAAATGTGGGAACATGGTGTGCCTGCGCATTCCAGCTTACGGCAAGAACAACTCACCCTGTGCAAAAGACCTCCTTGCTCTTCAATGCGCACTCCAAACTTTTTATCCATTCTTTCCTGCTTGGACACAACATAAGTGGAATCTTCTGATCCATCTAGTATCTCTCTAATCTGACATTTGCTGACAGCATCTATGCTCCATAAGACCATCTTAAAGACACTAGGTGTGAAAACTGTTGCGGCGTGTTTCTCAAGCGGCGAAGCATTTTCCTCTGTAAATGGAACGGACTGCAAGGCTTCGACGTCATGGAGAGCTTCGTTAATCCGTCGCGACGCAAGGCAACGCTCATAGTGCTCTAGCATTTCAAGCAACGACATCTTACCCTCAAGATGCGTATGTAGCACAGAGTTCAAGCTCTCACTCCTCTGATTGCTGCTCAATCCTAGGAAACAACGCCCCTCAAGATATGGAGCACACCACAACTTTCTCATCTGATACATCTGATGCAGCCAAGACTCCTCACTGGTTACTTTATTCCGTTGTAAGAATTGTATCCATTTTATCTCATGCTCTTCAATGGAAGAAGTATCATAAATGAAAGATCTGAATTCCTCCTTTACGTCGTCATCATGCAGATGGCGTACAATGTTCTGCTGAATGTGCCATATACATAGTCTATGGTTTGAGTCTGGCCAGACCACCCTTATTGATCTCTGCATTGCAAGGTCCCCATCTGTGATCACAGATATCGGATGCTTCTGTGCCATGCAATCAGAAAAGGTCCGCAACATCCACTCGTATGCCTGGCTTGTTTCATGAGAAATTATACCACAGCCAAATATAACAGTGCTGCGGTGGTGATTCAACCCGACAAAAAGCATGAATGGCAGATTGTATTTGTTGGTTCTATATGTGCTATCGAAAACAATGACGTCTCCGAAAGCCTCGTAGTCAAGTCGCGATTGACTATCAGCCCAGAACAGTCCCTTCAGATGGCCATGCTCGTCTACCAAGTACTTGAAGAAAAAATCCACATCTCGCTCTGGCCTCGCCATCATGTGCATGATCACCGTTTTAGCATCACCGGCACTGATTGTCTCCTGCTTATTAGCATGGCAGAAATTATAAACGCCCCTCTTTATGCATCCAACCTTATCAAATCCACCGTATTGAAAGCACAAAATATCCATAATACGGTATTTGCGGATCCCACATTTTTCCATGTCCGCAATGTCCGCTTTCTGCTCATCGCTAATTCGTCTGTGCGAACGCAGCTGACAAGAAAGATCCCGTGGGGCTAGAGGATGGCTGTGCTCATCGACGAAATCCTTGACAAACCACCGACCGGTTTCCTCCTGTCTCGTAATGACCAATTTAGCATTACACCCAACACGAGTTAAACTTCGTGGCCTCCTTTTTCTATCTTCCATCTTTCTTTTCATGTGCTTATCTTCGCGAAACCCTTGACGACTACACACAATTTTCCTTAAAATTATGTATTTGTTGGATCCATCCCACTCAACGTAGTTTTTCCTCACACTAAAACCTTTTTCAAAAGCATATTTGTTGTAGAATTCATAACCTTCAgcctcactatcaaacatcttgCTGACAACATTTACATACTCGAACATACTCTCATCACTTGCATACGCCATGTCTTCCTGCATATGACATGTGAGGGAAACCAATCATCAACATCTTTCTGTTTATCAATGTTGCAGGTGCAAAATAGCTCATAGGCAAAGACAAGTGCATGGAAAAGACTTTGCTGGTTTGACACGTGAGGGAAACCAATCATCAACGTCCAACAAGTAGTAACTCATCTTCCTTTAAACTATATTTCATGCGCTATGCAAACCTAAAGTGATGATGACTTTAATAAACTAAATTAAGTGAACTATGGAACCAGTATCTCATCTTCCTTTAGTATATCTCATCTCAAACGTCAACATCTTACTTAAACAAACATGATGCGATTAGCTCAAGAGAAACTATGCCACGATGAAGCTTTCCATTCGTTGTTCTAGTCCATACCCGGATCTTGTGGGGTTGAGGTTGTACTGCATGCACGGTGGAGGGGCGCAACGGCCAAGAGAACGAGCAGAACGCCAAGCCGAATTCATACCTTAAGGATGGTACGCGCGAAGAGATGGGATCGCCCGCCGCGGTCGCCGCCGATTCAGCTGGCGCAGATccggccttcttcttcttcggtgACGGCGTGGGGGGCTGGGGTTGGTTGGGTGGAGGACGAGGACGATGAATTTATTCCTCTCGCCGGGCAGGTCGAGGACGGAGAAGGTCAGGAGCGGCGAGCGGCGACGAATAGATCGGAGGAGGATTCTGAATTGGATCGAGTAGACATGGATCTGGTCCTCAGGTGATCGGTTCAAGAAAAGATATTCCCCCTGGACCATTATGCCCTTATCGCAATTAACATATTAAATTTAATCAATTAAAATTCCTCGCAAGATCTGACGGCTAATAAAAATCAGACGTGATCAGACATGTAAGTACTGCTAAGTACTCTGAATACTAACCCAATCACCGTAAAACAGCTCATGTTGGATATATCTCTAAAACATATGGTTCGACAAATATTTGTAATAGTGGTCGTACTATATGATTAGGAAAGCATATATGTAGAAAATTCTAGAGTACAGATTTAATCGTATGTCTGGAATTGCATCAGATATACTCATTTTTAGAGCATTCACGTACAACTTTAATCATATATTTGATAAACCATATGGTTTAACAGATGAGCCTATATACTTTTTTTAAATAGGAAATAATGGGTGTACATCAGTACACCATGTACTCATCTAGCTCCGCTCATGCATACAGCTATGACATGCACCGAGACGGCAGGTACCAGATGTGTCGCTATCATCATGGCGAAATTCTTCGAGCTCATTTGTACCCAGGATAGCTTCTACTATCTTCACTAGACTTTCGTATCTTTGTTTCCAACTCATTACTTTGTCAGTGATATGAGAGTTTTTATGTTGTGGAATGTGGACATCATCTAATTTGATGAAATATTTTAAGTATTATGTTCTATTGCTGCGAGCATTATTTTCACAAttatttttttaatttcaagtgtGTTGGAATAGACAATGAAATGATCAATGTTTTTTTACGAGAGAATGGACAAGCTTATGAAATTATGCATAAATGAGCAGAATGCTGACGGTGGCTATGCAACTTATGAGCCGGTTCTTAGGCCAACTCCAATGCACCGACCTAAATGAACGTATAGTTGATTTGCTTTTTGTCCGTTTGAGTCGGTTGGACGCGAGTCGTCCTGCTACATCCGCACAAATCTTTCTTCATTAGACATTGTGCGGGTTTAGAAAAAAACATTGCAACCAAATAAAACACCATCCTGAAAATAAGAACAAAGGAAATCATACAAGGTTGCGCTCTGGTCCGGATCTTCCTTGAGCCGGTAATGGCTTCATCCTTCCTGTCCTCGCTACTCTGTTTCTTCACAACTTCTTCGCCGGGTCAAAAATATTTGCCGGCTCTCATGGTTCTTCTTAACACTTGACCATTTTCGCCTCTTCTTATCGTGGCATCACCTTCTCTGCTTCAACATGTGCATATGTCATCATAACGAATCTTTGAATGGATGTCAAATCTTTTAAGCGTGAAAATCGAGTCAACTTTTGAGCCTAAATTTACTGCGCCGCCTGGGGTTTTGCTCCTGCAGTTTCAGGTTCCACCTCCCCTAAATAGACAGGCAGCCCCCTGTGGCTCACCCTTACATCTTCCTTCTCCTCTCGCTCATGACGCCGCCGCGCCCCTTCGAGCTCAAGGTCAGCAGCAAACAGCGACCCCAACGCCGCCCCCGGAGCCCGTCGAGCACGCCGTGGCCACACTTCGAAGTTCGAAGCCTTCAAGCCTCTTCCTCTTACAGTTGTATTCATTGCGTTTGATTTCTTCGATCTCTTATTTACGTTCATATGCAGAGTCTTCACTCTCCGCTGCACAACTCTTGGACTTTCATGTGTAGGTTGTTGCTTGACTTCGTAGAATTCTAAAAACTTGCCCACAATTAAAATTGAGAAAATGACAGGTTTTTATTTTGTCAAGGAGTCAAATCACACAcaccctctagacatactttcgattcTACAACGGCGCCCGACTGCACTATGTCCTTCGTGCTATGTTGCAACACCGGCTACTAGCAGCCTAACCTCTCATGCGTGTTGTGTTGCAGCACCGGCGCTGACAGACGCCAGCAGCACCGTCGAGTCATCGGGTCGCATCACCGACAGCATCCGAGTCAACAACGAGGGCTGCGTTGCAGCACTGGCTGTCGTCAACAAAAATCATTGCATCCGTAGCGTGCGGCGTGTGGATCTTGAGCAGCAGGTGGAGCTTGGGAAGTAGGTCATGGCGGACAGGAGGCCATGCCGAAGGTGATCAAGCTCGTTGGATATTGACCGGTTCTCGCTCCAACTAAAGAGATAAGGCTGGGCAGGTCGTGGGCGGCCCTCCACCAAGACATGTGGCGTCCGTAGCGCGCGGCTTAAGGGAGAGAAAGATCATCAGGTGGAAAATAAACATTTCCCTTTTCTTAAACATATGCATATCGGATTTTACAACAACCCCCGTCGATACAAAAAAAAACTACTCGGAGTAACGCACCGGCCGGCCTCGTTATATTTTCCGAATCAAGTGTTTTTAGCCAACATTATTCAAATCAATAAAGCCGCCTTTTTTTTGCATGGAATAAAGCCGGCCCTTGCCGAAACCGAGTGGCCCAAGGAAGCATTCCGGAATATAGTTATATACGGTATTTAGGCCTTTTTTAGTTCATAGGATAGAAATATCATAGGAATAGGACAATCATAGGAAGTGAGGTGGCATGCATCTCACTTCCTATAGGGAAAGAGATGTCACttgattcataggatagaattttttccattgagtctaggctaatatTTTTTTCCCTATGAAATGTGAAGGATTGATTTCTATCCtatataggaataggaatccatacCTATAAACCAAAGGCTTCATAGGAATTTTTTCTACAAAAATCCTATCCTCTAGAAATCCTACAAGattcctccaaaccaaaggagACCTAATAGTAGGAGTATATTGTAACTGAGAGCCAGTCGGTTTCGGTCAACTCATCATCCGAAGAGAAAAGACACTTGTTCTGTTCTGTTTCGGTTACGTTGCTCGATATATCTTTCCCTAATCTCTCCCTATCTCTCCCTAacaacaataataataataataataatatatatatttatatatatattatatatctATCCCTTCCCTAtaatatatatattatatatccCTTCCCTATAATAAAGCACgtattgactccgtgggttcatcATCACAATACGTTTTTTTCTGTGAATTTACGCTTTCGACTTGAATTTCAAACATATTCGAGGTGGTAATAAATTTTGTGACTCGCCCTACCCTGCCCCACCCCGCACGAGAACGCTTCCATCCGCCGCCTCGCCCCCATCCCTCCGCTCCGCGGTGCCCACCCTCGGTTCGCGTCCGCCAAATCCGGATGAGATCGGCAGGATCCGCCTCATCTCGCGCAACGGCGAGCCGTTGTGCTTCACCTGGCGATGGCCTCCTTCTAGATCCGTTCGTCGTGGACGGCGAGCACGCACCAAGTTTCCATGCCTTTTCCAGCCCTGCTAATGGCGAGTTGCTTCCCAACCGAAGAAACGGATCGAGGCCGTGGGATCCAGCCAGCGAGCGTCCACCGGCCGCATCACCTTGCCACCTCCGCCACCAGCTCACCCTCCTGCTGGCCCCACTCTCCCGGCAAAATCCCCTCCCCAAGCAGGACCAAGCCCCGCCCGCGCACGCCTCTACAACCCCAAAGCTAGAGAGTGAAATCAAGGTATTTATCGCTATGTGATGTGATAGGCAAAAAGGAGAGGAATAGCTGCATGAAAAAGAAGGGATTTCTGTTCCAGTAGCAAAGTCAATCCTCGCTAATCGGTAGAGAGCAAGCTGGAGATGGAGCATGGGAATTGGGGGAAAACAGATCCGTGTGTTGGCCAGGGATAGGTGTGCGCCTCATGTTTGAGAGAGACGGAGGACCTTTGCAGGGAGATCAAAGGATGTGCTGGGTCTCTGTTAGTCCAAATCTCAGGTAAAGCTAACACATCGTGGTAGTCTTTCTTCAATTTCGATAGGTTTACGACAGTACCATTCAATCAAAAATATGTTTATGACATTAATTCAAAGTAGCAATGTAAAATTCATATGTTTAGCTCCTTCCTTGGTGCCACGCTTTTGTGGTTTTCGCTGCTTGATACCCCCCGTCCAAACTCTCCGTCTACATCCTTTTGCCAGAGACCAGCTACTTGCAGGTACAAAACACAGCAACACTCTCACATTTGTTTATCAGAGTCgtatttgggggggggggggtgatccTGACTTCGCCCGTCCAAACTCTCCGTCTGCATCCTTTCGCCAGAGACCAGAGACACACCAGCTACTTGCATTCTCCGTCTGCATCCTTTCGCCAGAGACCAGAGACACACCAGCTACTTGCAGGTACAAAATACAGCAGCACTCTCACATTTGTTTATCAGAGTCGTATTTAGGGGGGGGTGATCCTGACTTGGCCACAGATTATTCTATCAGGTCTGCATCCCCGGCGACATCTTCGTTCACCATGTTGACAGCACCACTAAGCAGGGGTAACCTCTCGCCGGATTGCTACAGGGTCCTATCATATATGTATGCTCCTAACTTTGGATAAAAGAAGTCTAATTGAGGTCAAGAAAGGAGTGGAATAAGCATCTGGACCTCCATTTTTTTGTGCAAACGAGAGGCCTACATAGACACCATCATGGTGTTGTTCTATTTACAAACATAAGAGTGCAAACCAAACTTACTCTGCTTTGGTGCCCTGTTCTTTTATATGTGATGCTATCAGGAGGACATCATGTTGGCATGAAAGTTGCTGCTAACCCTATTTTGACAACTAGGAAATGCAATTCTATTTGAGAAAGTAAATATAGGGTTTTTTTAGGCTACATCTACATAGCAAACATGTCTGTAACAACAGTTTGATTTGGAAGTTGGAAGCAATGGAATTGTAAAACCAAAGCAACATCGGTTAGGATTCCTAGGAGCAACGCTAGCTTTTTCCTACATAAAAGTATGATCTGAACTAAGGAATCAGTTTAGTTTGTGGGTTGGAAGTATCACATATAAGCTTGGTCCATGTGAATTGGCACACTGTTTGGAACAAAATTAAACTTAGCAGTACAGTTTGGTAGTTAAAATACTCCATATAACAGAGGTACAGTTTAGTTTGATATAAGCGCAACTCATGTTCTTGCTTTTCTCGATAGCAGTAAAGCAGATAAAGTTGGGCTTTTTCTGTGTTGTTAAGACCCAGGTTGTGACTAGGGTGTAAAAAATCAAGAATTTCTTCTGTTGGTTTACTGAAAGCCTCCCGATGCTCCTCCGTACAACACTGAATGTGCATGCTTTGCTTCAGTATACATGCAAATTGAATTGTTATATTGCACTATTTGGCCAATGTGCTACAAGATCTGGTGAATATAATTGGAGCATGGACAGTATGAACAAGGTAACATGTGCCCTGCCATACACCGATCTGTGAAGGACTTCTATGTATATGCATCTCCATTTTAGATCTGGCGGGGGCTTAGAAGCCGCGACTCACATATTCAACTTAAACTAGGCTTCTTTACAATACATGTGGCATGTAACTCACAAGATATTTTGTGTTTTGTGCCTGCAGATAGAATATGAGGGAAGGGAAAGTTATGCCGTTTACAATCTGTGGTTATTTATTCTGATTTTGCAACAACCACTTTTTTTTCAGGAGAGAACAAGTTAATATATGAGTAGTAGTATTAGTTAGTACTTAGAGAAGTAACTAAAAAATGTGATGGAATTTAGAATTGAGTTATAGGAGATTTTCAATTTTACCCTCGTTTGTTAAGATAATAGCTTGCCTGACATATACTCCTTTAGGAAAACACCGTCATATATTTTGTCATTGAAACAAAGAAGATAACTCGCTTCAGTCTAATAATTAATCAAGATCCAAATTTGGTCACGGTGGATTGTAGCTTTTAAGATGTCTGAGAAGTCATGCCAGGTTCTTTAGAAAAATTAAAGTTCACAACTTAATTCAGTGATTTGTGCATGCTAACAGAAGTTCATACAAGCATGCTAACAGAGATTCATGCAGACGTGCTAACATAGGAACATGTTTTATGATGAACACCAATCAATTTATAGGTGCATATTATCGGTGGAAAAAATTCCTTTATTGGAACACTATGAATTATTTCTTTCATACAATGCTTAAGGTTGGGGCTATATT
Coding sequences within it:
- the LOC125538739 gene encoding uncharacterized protein LOC125538739; its protein translation is MSNLLSVKIESTFEPKFTAPPGVLLLQFQVPPPLNRQAAPCGSPLHLPSPLAHDAAAPLRAQGQQQTATPTPPPEPVEHAVATLRTPALTDASSTVESSGRITDSIRVNNEGCVAALAVVNKNHCIRSVRRVDLEQQVELGK